One part of the Hydrogenobacter sp. T-2 genome encodes these proteins:
- a CDS encoding glycosyltransferase, which translates to MDIYFLLNSLAGGGAERVAVNLSKILPVKRLLLLEREIKYEIPEEKIVFLSSHTTKTNPILKTFYIPLYAKNLSQRLEKNSLVISFLERANYVNILAKPYSKHRAFISIRMSQLTGRKRHHPYNLLSKLLYPKADMVICVSKSIAEELKTSYRVPEDKLVVIYNPIFIDDIKELSREPLGEYETIFNYPVLITAGRLTKQKGQWYLLRIFKELKKEFPELKLLILGEGELKEYLTGLSKDLGLKTYVWDKDQLSESFDVYFLGFQKNPFKFIARSKLFIFPSFFEGFPNALAEAMACGTAVVSADCRSGPREILAPDTDFEYQTKEPEYAEYGILMPVFEVKFKMADEPLDEVERMWVETLKELLRREELIEEYGNKALQRARDFDIEKITDLWARIIQFC; encoded by the coding sequence ATGGATATTTACTTCCTTCTCAACTCTCTTGCGGGTGGTGGTGCAGAAAGGGTAGCGGTAAACCTTTCTAAAATATTGCCAGTAAAAAGGCTCTTGCTATTGGAAAGAGAGATAAAATACGAAATTCCAGAGGAGAAGATAGTTTTTCTTTCAAGTCATACAACCAAAACAAACCCAATACTAAAGACCTTTTACATACCTCTATATGCTAAGAACTTGTCTCAAAGATTAGAAAAAAATTCCCTTGTAATCTCTTTCTTAGAGAGAGCTAACTATGTAAACATATTAGCAAAGCCATACTCAAAACACAGGGCTTTTATTTCCATCCGTATGTCGCAATTGACAGGAAGAAAAAGACATCATCCATATAACCTTCTATCTAAACTTCTTTATCCCAAAGCAGACATGGTTATATGCGTATCAAAAAGCATAGCTGAAGAGCTTAAAACCTCTTATAGAGTTCCTGAAGACAAATTAGTAGTCATTTACAATCCCATATTTATAGACGACATTAAGGAGCTTTCCAGAGAGCCTTTAGGAGAATATGAAACCATTTTCAACTATCCAGTTTTAATAACTGCTGGAAGACTAACCAAACAAAAAGGTCAGTGGTATCTGTTAAGGATATTCAAGGAACTAAAAAAGGAATTTCCAGAGCTAAAACTCCTCATTCTTGGAGAGGGGGAGTTAAAGGAATATCTAACTGGTCTTTCAAAGGACTTAGGGCTAAAGACCTATGTATGGGACAAAGACCAATTGTCTGAGAGTTTTGATGTTTATTTCCTCGGTTTCCAGAAAAATCCCTTTAAGTTTATAGCAAGGTCAAAGCTATTTATTTTTCCATCTTTTTTTGAAGGTTTTCCAAATGCCTTGGCAGAAGCTATGGCTTGTGGGACTGCGGTAGTTTCTGCTGACTGTAGGTCTGGACCAAGGGAGATATTAGCACCAGATACGGACTTTGAATACCAAACAAAAGAGCCAGAATATGCAGAGTATGGCATCCTTATGCCTGTCTTTGAGGTAAAATTTAAGATGGCTGACGAGCCTTTGGATGAGGTGGAAAGGATGTGGGTGGAAACTTTGAAAGAGTTGCTAAGGAGGGAGGAGTTAATAGAGGAGTATGGAAATAAAGCTTTGCAGAGGGCAAGGGATTTTGATATAGAGAAGATAACAGATTTATGGGCACGGATAATACAATTTTGTTGA
- a CDS encoding glycosyltransferase produces the protein MGSFKAIFIPSIGTGGAERVAVNLMKKLNFDYLILLDDTHIAYPIPLPMERIICIKSPASQSLIKKFINLPIRYFRLKRVKSKYKITTCLSLLEPANFLNVITKDRDKVILSFRAHYSQQFSEDPFLGNGLRRVIIRFFYKIMFKNMYNKSDIMIATSKAVKKDLIENFGLSEDKLVVIYNPIFIDDIKELSRESLGEYETIFNYPVLITAGRLTKQKGQWYLLRIFKELKKEFPELKLLILGEGELKEYLTGLSKDLGLKTYVWDKDQLSESFDVYFLGFQKNPFKFIARSKLFVFPAFFEGFPNALAESMACGTAVVSADCRSGPREILAPDTDFEYQTKEPEYAEYGVLMPVFEVKFKRADEPLDEIERMWVETLKELLRREELIEMYRHKALQRARDFDIEKIAEEWKNILRK, from the coding sequence ATGGGAAGCTTTAAAGCTATATTTATTCCATCAATTGGAACAGGTGGTGCGGAAAGGGTGGCAGTTAACTTGATGAAGAAGCTAAACTTTGACTATTTAATTCTATTGGATGATACGCACATAGCTTATCCCATTCCCTTGCCTATGGAAAGAATAATATGCATTAAATCACCTGCATCTCAAAGTTTGATTAAAAAATTTATTAACCTGCCTATAAGGTATTTTAGACTAAAAAGGGTTAAATCTAAATACAAAATCACAACATGTTTAAGCCTGCTTGAACCTGCAAATTTTTTGAATGTTATAACAAAAGACAGAGATAAGGTTATTTTATCCTTCCGTGCCCATTATTCACAACAGTTTTCAGAGGATCCTTTTTTAGGTAATGGTTTAAGAAGAGTTATTATAAGGTTTTTTTATAAAATTATGTTTAAAAATATGTATAACAAAAGTGATATCATGATAGCTACATCAAAAGCAGTAAAGAAAGACCTAATAGAAAACTTTGGATTATCTGAAGATAAATTAGTAGTCATTTACAATCCCATATTTATAGACGACATTAAGGAGCTTTCCAGAGAGTCTTTAGGAGAATATGAAACCATTTTCAACTATCCAGTTTTAATAACTGCTGGAAGACTAACCAAACAAAAAGGTCAGTGGTATCTGTTAAGGATATTCAAGGAACTAAAAAAGGAATTTCCAGAGCTAAAACTCCTCATTCTTGGAGAGGGGGAGTTAAAGGAATATCTAACTGGTCTTTCAAAGGACTTAGGGCTAAAGACCTATGTATGGGACAAAGACCAATTGTCTGAGAGTTTTGATGTTTATTTCCTTGGTTTCCAGAAAAATCCCTTTAAGTTTATAGCAAGGTCAAAGCTATTTGTTTTTCCAGCTTTTTTTGAAGGTTTTCCAAATGCCTTAGCAGAATCCATGGCTTGTGGGACTGCGGTAGTTTCTGCTGATTGTAGGTCTGGACCAAGGGAGATATTAGCACCAGATACGGACTTTGAATACCAAACAAAAGAGCCAGAATATGCGGAGTATGGCGTTCTTATGCCTGTTTTTGAGGTAAAATTTAAGAGGGCTGATGAGCCTTTGGATGAGATAGAAAGGATGTGGGTGGAAACTTTGAAAGAGTTGCTAAGGAGGGAGGAGTTAATAGAAATGTATAGACATAAAGCTTTGCAAAGAGCAAGGGATTTTGATATAGAGAAGATAGCTGAAGAATGGAAAAATATTTTGAGAAAATAA
- a CDS encoding glycosyltransferase family 2 protein, which translates to MKICAIVVTYNRKKLLIECLKGILKQTRPVDAIYIIDNASTDGTPELLLKEGYIRELPPANISEPWEHEHELENHVNGEAVKLFYVRMHENTGGAGGFHEGLKRAYEKGYDWFWLMDDDVEPLEHALETQLRYKDISECIHPSKVYLDGSRFLWEGQICEQTGFEVFFGDEFLKNKEWTTVNFGCFEGMLISRNVVAKIPYPDKRLFTIGDDTYYGYLASKHTNNIYINSVCFIKKIDKRLATHSRLSFYLYGRNIVGYVARKIARDKFAYLLVATYKLLRHSMGILIKRKGLIKVYDLWRGYIDGLLERWGREREYFKR; encoded by the coding sequence ATGAAAATTTGTGCTATAGTAGTTACCTATAACCGCAAAAAGTTATTAATTGAATGCTTAAAGGGTATACTAAAGCAGACAAGACCTGTTGACGCTATTTATATAATAGACAATGCTTCTACAGATGGTACTCCTGAGCTACTTTTAAAAGAAGGATATATAAGAGAATTACCTCCTGCAAATATATCTGAACCATGGGAGCATGAACATGAACTGGAGAATCATGTTAATGGCGAGGCTGTTAAATTGTTTTATGTGAGAATGCATGAAAATACAGGTGGGGCTGGAGGATTCCATGAAGGTCTGAAAAGAGCATACGAAAAGGGATATGACTGGTTTTGGTTGATGGATGATGATGTTGAACCATTGGAACATGCTCTTGAAACCCAATTAAGATATAAGGACATATCTGAGTGTATCCATCCATCTAAGGTTTACTTAGATGGAAGTAGGTTTTTATGGGAAGGTCAAATATGTGAACAAACCGGTTTTGAAGTATTTTTTGGTGATGAATTTTTAAAGAATAAAGAATGGACTACAGTTAATTTTGGATGTTTCGAGGGAATGCTTATAAGCAGGAATGTTGTTGCAAAGATTCCTTATCCAGATAAAAGATTATTTACTATAGGTGATGATACATATTATGGATACTTGGCATCTAAACATACGAACAACATCTATATAAATTCGGTATGCTTTATCAAGAAAATAGATAAAAGACTCGCTACACATTCTAGACTTAGTTTTTATTTGTATGGTAGGAATATAGTCGGATATGTTGCTAGAAAGATAGCTAGAGACAAATTTGCATATTTGTTAGTCGCAACTTATAAATTGCTTAGACACTCTATGGGTATATTGATTAAAAGGAAGGGGCTTATAAAAGTATACGATTTATGGAGAGGTTATATAGACGGGCTTTTGGAAAGATGGGGTAGGGAAAGAGAATACTTTAAGAGATAA
- a CDS encoding protoporphyrinogen/coproporphyrinogen oxidase, protein MKNRIYILGAGMTGLSVGVISGIPIFEAGDYPGGICSSYYMRPNSRNRLHEKPEDGEVYRFEIGGGHWIFGSEGLIQKFIRKFVSLKSYQRRSSVYFPDKDLFVPYPIQNHLRYLGKEITSKALYEIIDSLNKSKNFATLSEWLEANFGKTLCELFFFPFHELYTAGLYTRIAPQDAYKTPINLKDIIQGAFSDVPPAGYNTTFVYPEEGLDVLARRMAERCNVNYGKKVIKIDTKEKTLYFEDGSYVGYDILISTIPLNKVIELANLSSELQSKSDPYTSVLVVNIGGKKGEKCPKDHWIYIPYSKTRFHRVGFYSNVDKSFVPKSVQDLDTHVSIYVEKAYIGGEKPSEEELNELVKDIIEELISWGWINEVEVVDPTWIDVAYTWSWVGSNWKTEAIKLLETYGIYQVGRYGRWHFQGIADSIKEGFIAGSVFRVR, encoded by the coding sequence ATGAAAAATAGGATTTATATTCTCGGAGCAGGAATGACGGGGCTATCTGTTGGTGTTATTTCCGGTATTCCTATTTTTGAAGCTGGAGACTATCCCGGTGGAATATGCTCTTCCTACTATATGCGTCCGAACAGCAGAAATCGTCTACACGAAAAGCCTGAAGATGGTGAAGTCTACAGATTTGAAATAGGAGGCGGTCATTGGATCTTTGGTAGTGAGGGCTTAATACAGAAGTTTATTAGAAAATTTGTCTCTTTAAAAAGCTATCAAAGAAGATCTTCTGTATACTTTCCAGATAAAGATTTGTTTGTTCCCTATCCGATTCAAAATCATTTAAGATACTTAGGAAAGGAAATAACCTCAAAGGCATTATATGAAATAATAGACTCATTGAATAAATCTAAAAATTTTGCTACACTCTCGGAGTGGCTTGAAGCTAATTTTGGCAAAACTCTTTGTGAATTGTTTTTCTTTCCTTTTCACGAATTGTATACCGCTGGTCTGTATACTCGTATAGCACCTCAAGATGCATATAAGACCCCTATAAACTTAAAAGATATAATACAAGGTGCATTTTCTGATGTGCCACCCGCAGGGTATAATACGACTTTTGTTTATCCAGAGGAAGGACTTGATGTTCTTGCCCGTAGAATGGCTGAAAGATGTAATGTTAACTACGGCAAAAAAGTTATCAAGATTGATACTAAGGAAAAAACATTATACTTTGAAGACGGATCGTATGTTGGATATGATATACTCATATCAACCATACCACTCAATAAGGTTATAGAACTTGCTAATTTGTCTTCAGAGCTTCAATCTAAATCAGATCCATATACGTCTGTCTTGGTTGTGAATATAGGAGGAAAAAAGGGAGAGAAATGTCCTAAGGATCATTGGATATATATACCATATAGCAAGACACGTTTCCATAGGGTAGGTTTTTATAGTAATGTTGATAAGTCATTTGTTCCTAAATCTGTTCAAGATTTAGATACACATGTTAGCATATATGTTGAAAAAGCCTACATTGGTGGAGAAAAACCAAGCGAGGAAGAACTTAATGAACTTGTTAAAGACATCATAGAGGAGCTAATTAGCTGGGGGTGGATAAATGAGGTAGAAGTAGTAGACCCTACATGGATAGATGTAGCCTATACATGGTCATGGGTAGGTTCAAACTGGAAGACTGAAGCTATAAAACTCCTTGAAACGTATGGCATTTACCAAGTAGGTCGTTATGGAAGGTGGCATTTTCAAGGCATAGCTGATTCTATTAAAGAAGGATTTATTGCTGGTTCGGTTTTTAGAGTGAGGTGA
- a CDS encoding class I SAM-dependent methyltransferase: MLRCPVCQSEKDESSYIETYGSSFNNQEYKLYHCETCDLQWWEPLKIIPEFYEMEGVDTYEFFHMGLREEIEENHRMFFKYIPLKSGRLLDVGCGDGVFLKEAQKAGFEVWGIDFDSKSIKVCQEKWGLKNTFVMSPQEFADFCQKEGLKFDVITFFEVLEHQDKPVEFLEAIKSMLKPGGYIAGSVPNRESFENFLLRKIYTWDYPPNHFLWFSDKALKKLFESLGLKIYIYPIRTYSKTAPLLQIMVMGNVVNRVIKKAIASKEVIDKKNYDELSIFRKVLFRSLKGLRDIVFSFPIFILDFPNKGGTLYFQCEVY, encoded by the coding sequence ATGCTTAGATGTCCTGTCTGCCAGAGTGAAAAGGATGAAAGTTCCTATATTGAAACCTATGGCTCATCCTTCAACAACCAAGAGTATAAACTCTATCACTGTGAAACTTGTGACCTTCAGTGGTGGGAGCCTTTGAAGATTATTCCAGAATTTTATGAGATGGAAGGAGTAGATACCTACGAATTCTTCCATATGGGATTAAGAGAGGAGATAGAGGAAAATCACAGGATGTTTTTTAAATACATTCCTCTCAAATCAGGAAGGCTTTTAGATGTAGGCTGTGGGGATGGGGTTTTTCTAAAGGAAGCACAAAAGGCTGGCTTTGAGGTTTGGGGGATTGATTTTGATAGTAAATCAATTAAGGTCTGTCAGGAAAAATGGGGTTTGAAAAATACTTTTGTTATGTCTCCTCAGGAGTTTGCGGACTTTTGTCAAAAAGAGGGTCTTAAGTTTGATGTGATAACCTTCTTTGAAGTCCTTGAGCATCAGGATAAGCCGGTAGAGTTTTTAGAGGCAATAAAGAGTATGCTAAAGCCTGGTGGTTATATCGCTGGAAGTGTGCCAAATAGAGAGAGCTTTGAAAACTTTTTATTGAGGAAAATTTATACTTGGGATTATCCTCCCAACCATTTTTTATGGTTTTCTGATAAAGCATTAAAGAAATTATTTGAAAGTTTAGGATTAAAAATATATATATATCCTATTCGTACATACTCGAAGACAGCGCCTCTTTTACAGATTATGGTTATGGGAAATGTAGTAAACAGAGTTATAAAAAAAGCAATAGCTTCTAAGGAGGTTATTGATAAAAAAAATTATGATGAACTATCAATATTTAGAAAAGTTCTTTTCAGAAGTTTAAAAGGGTTAAGAGATATAGTATTCTCTTTTCCTATATTTATATTGGATTTTCCAAATAAAGGAGGTACTTTATACTTCCAATGTGAAGTTTATTAA
- the murJ gene encoding murein biosynthesis integral membrane protein MurJ, translating to MVVVGYLRELFNTKRQERVLEAVVKSSLINLLARGFGYFRSVAIAVLLGFSYQTDAFFMALSLIGIFLIFVDVFDSIGVPELVKARMKSEEEFKKIAGLLFTFTFTISIAITLLALLLMPFVLKIPAGFSENALQATEVSYLILLPYLFFNFYFHHFGAVLRSQRRFTAYFVGEFTISITLFTSTLLGLLFYKDYKILPIVASLSNSIGAIYMLYAGREYIHFRLFYNETTKRLLSHFLQLLAVYGVFHLYILVDRAFASFLGEKSVSALYYGLLLASAPRGVLKFENIAITSLSESQGSIKKLDFYIKKLFLLTLPISVFLFLFSPIVVKLFFGYGAFSKMDIELTATALRFYALSLPFMFFWPLIYRVFQIRGKLLPVGVVGAIGVVANALFNYLFVFVLNLGIAGICLGTFFAYMFICTLGYFMLRYYDKRAWG from the coding sequence GTGGTAGTGGTTGGATATTTAAGAGAGCTTTTCAATACCAAAAGGCAGGAAAGGGTCTTAGAGGCGGTAGTTAAGTCTTCCCTTATAAACCTCCTTGCCCGTGGCTTTGGCTACTTTAGGTCTGTTGCCATAGCAGTCCTTCTTGGTTTTAGCTACCAAACAGACGCCTTCTTTATGGCACTTTCTTTGATAGGCATATTTCTCATCTTCGTTGATGTCTTTGACTCCATCGGAGTGCCAGAGCTTGTAAAGGCAAGAATGAAGTCAGAGGAAGAGTTCAAGAAAATTGCAGGTCTTCTCTTTACCTTTACCTTTACCATCTCCATAGCCATAACCCTTTTGGCACTTCTATTGATGCCCTTTGTTCTGAAAATCCCAGCAGGTTTTTCTGAAAACGCCCTGCAGGCAACAGAGGTCTCCTATCTTATTCTTCTGCCTTATCTGTTCTTTAATTTCTACTTTCACCACTTTGGAGCAGTTCTTAGAAGTCAAAGAAGGTTTACCGCTTACTTTGTGGGGGAGTTTACAATATCCATTACCCTTTTTACTTCTACCCTTCTCGGGCTTCTATTTTACAAAGACTACAAAATACTTCCTATAGTAGCATCCCTGTCAAACTCCATAGGAGCTATCTATATGTTATACGCAGGAAGAGAATACATTCATTTTCGTCTCTTTTATAACGAAACCACAAAAAGACTTCTCTCTCATTTCCTACAGCTCCTTGCAGTTTATGGAGTTTTTCATCTCTACATACTCGTTGACAGAGCCTTTGCCTCTTTTCTTGGAGAGAAAAGTGTTTCTGCTTTATACTACGGTCTCTTGCTTGCATCCGCACCAAGGGGAGTTCTAAAGTTTGAAAACATAGCCATAACTTCCCTTTCTGAGTCTCAAGGTTCCATTAAGAAGTTGGACTTTTACATAAAGAAGCTATTTCTTTTGACCCTACCCATATCCGTCTTTCTTTTCCTATTTTCACCCATAGTGGTTAAGCTCTTCTTCGGATACGGAGCTTTTTCAAAGATGGATATAGAGCTTACCGCAACAGCCCTTAGGTTTTATGCCCTTTCTTTGCCCTTCATGTTCTTCTGGCCCCTAATATACAGGGTATTCCAGATAAGAGGCAAGCTTTTGCCTGTGGGAGTTGTGGGTGCAATAGGTGTAGTGGCTAACGCCCTTTTTAATTATCTCTTTGTCTTTGTCCTCAATTTAGGTATTGCAGGCATATGCCTTGGTACTTTCTTTGCATATATGTTTATTTGCACTCTTGGCTACTTTATGCTAAGATATTATGACAAGAGAGCTTGGGGGTGA
- the lpxB gene encoding lipid-A-disaccharide synthase, with product MRVFVSLGERSASNYVYEIFKDFGGVEFIGITDERLESLGFKSLARIEELSVVGIVEALPKIPKVYRLWRQIEALLPEVDVLLLCDAPAFNLPLLKRAKGKVRKIIYFISPQVWAWKEGRARLISELVDHLVVILPFEVDFYRKYAREGFRVHFVGHPLVDLAKPSLSKEAMRSFLGFEDYVALLPGSRWSEIKRHVPYLKEVLRCLRVEKPMVVPTFEAFRDFLEREFAGFPIRVITNRDLDRASYNTMAYADFTLLASGTAELEASLLDSPHVVFYRVSPITYLLGRLLVKVKNIALTNLILQRDVVPEMVQKSPEALCRFFSELKEDWKESQRLEFKRLRQVLGGEGAVQRLRELFFKLFYES from the coding sequence ATGAGGGTTTTTGTTTCTCTGGGGGAGAGGTCTGCAAGCAACTATGTTTATGAGATTTTCAAGGACTTTGGGGGTGTGGAGTTTATTGGCATAACCGATGAGAGGTTAGAGTCTTTGGGCTTTAAAAGCCTTGCACGCATAGAGGAGCTTTCCGTGGTGGGTATTGTGGAGGCTCTTCCAAAAATTCCAAAGGTCTACAGGCTTTGGAGACAGATAGAGGCTCTTCTTCCTGAGGTGGATGTGCTCCTTTTGTGTGATGCTCCTGCCTTTAATTTGCCACTTCTCAAGAGGGCTAAGGGGAAGGTGAGAAAAATTATCTACTTTATCTCTCCGCAGGTTTGGGCTTGGAAGGAGGGCAGGGCAAGGCTAATATCGGAGCTTGTAGACCATCTTGTTGTGATACTTCCCTTTGAGGTGGACTTTTACAGAAAATACGCAAGGGAAGGCTTTAGGGTGCATTTTGTGGGGCATCCTCTTGTGGATTTGGCAAAGCCAAGCCTAAGCAAAGAGGCTATGAGGAGTTTTCTTGGCTTTGAGGACTATGTGGCTTTGCTTCCGGGAAGTCGTTGGAGTGAGATAAAAAGGCATGTGCCTTATCTGAAGGAGGTGCTAAGATGTCTGAGGGTGGAAAAGCCTATGGTTGTTCCTACCTTTGAGGCTTTTAGGGATTTCTTAGAGAGGGAGTTTGCAGGTTTTCCAATAAGGGTCATAACCAACAGGGACTTGGATAGGGCTTCTTACAACACTATGGCTTATGCGGATTTTACGCTTCTTGCCAGTGGCACTGCGGAGCTTGAGGCAAGCCTTTTGGACTCTCCTCATGTAGTCTTTTATAGGGTAAGTCCTATAACCTATCTTCTTGGAAGGCTTCTTGTTAAGGTAAAAAACATAGCCCTCACAAACCTTATACTCCAGAGGGATGTGGTACCCGAGATGGTTCAGAAAAGTCCAGAGGCTTTGTGTAGGTTTTTCTCGGAGCTAAAGGAGGATTGGAAGGAAAGCCAAAGGCTTGAGTTTAAGAGGCTAAGGCAGGTTCTTGGTGGAGAGGGTGCGGTGCAAAGACTAAGAGAGCTCTTCTTCAAGCTTTTCTATGAGAGCTAA
- a CDS encoding RluA family pseudouridine synthase, whose protein sequence is MLGSKRTIVETLTFEVAEEQEGLRLDQFLSQAYPDFSRSYHQRLIEEGYVLVDGLEIRKPSKRLKRASQITLLIPEPEPLEVLPENIPIDIVYEDQHILVLIKPCGLVVHPSPGYTSGTLVNALLYHAKSLSSIGGVERPGIVHRLDKNTMGLMVVAKTDMAHRSLAEQFKERKVEKLYKALVKGIPNWSYKLIEAPIGRHTEDRKKFTIREEGKPAKSEVWLLRAFPRQSVSLLKVKIHTGRTHQIRVHLSHIGFPILGDTTYGFKRSSVDKRLLQTLGGCHMLLSYHLSFEHPQTGQKLTFEIQEPEPFKSTLALIEKLEEELS, encoded by the coding sequence ATGTTAGGCTCAAAGAGGACCATAGTAGAGACACTAACCTTTGAGGTAGCAGAGGAACAAGAGGGTCTTAGGCTTGACCAGTTTCTCTCTCAGGCTTACCCTGACTTTTCAAGGAGCTACCACCAAAGGCTCATAGAAGAGGGCTATGTGCTTGTGGATGGTCTTGAGATAAGAAAGCCTTCAAAGAGGCTAAAAAGGGCAAGCCAAATAACCCTGCTTATTCCAGAGCCAGAGCCTCTTGAGGTGCTCCCAGAAAACATCCCCATTGACATAGTCTACGAAGACCAGCATATTCTCGTGCTTATAAAACCCTGCGGACTTGTGGTGCACCCATCCCCGGGATACACCTCTGGAACGCTTGTGAACGCACTTCTTTATCATGCTAAAAGCCTCTCCTCCATAGGTGGCGTGGAAAGACCAGGCATAGTCCACCGGCTTGACAAGAACACCATGGGACTTATGGTGGTGGCAAAGACCGACATGGCACACAGAAGCCTCGCAGAGCAGTTTAAAGAAAGAAAAGTGGAAAAACTATACAAAGCCTTAGTAAAGGGCATTCCAAACTGGAGCTACAAGCTCATAGAAGCACCCATAGGAAGACACACAGAAGACAGAAAGAAGTTCACCATAAGAGAGGAGGGCAAGCCAGCCAAGAGCGAAGTATGGCTTTTAAGAGCCTTTCCCCGTCAAAGCGTAAGCCTGCTTAAGGTAAAGATACACACAGGCAGGACACACCAAATAAGAGTGCACCTGTCTCACATTGGCTTTCCCATCTTGGGAGACACCACCTATGGCTTTAAGAGAAGCTCCGTAGACAAAAGGCTACTTCAGACCCTTGGCGGTTGCCACATGCTCCTTAGCTATCATCTCTCCTTTGAGCATCCCCAAACAGGACAAAAGCTCACCTTTGAAATACAAGAGCCAGAACCCTTCAAAAGCACCTTAGCTCTCATAGAAAAGCTTGAAGAAGAGCTCTCTTAG
- a CDS encoding CPBP family glutamic-type intramembrane protease, which translates to MLYVLHPQNFMSLTLQAFAEELFFRAYLMQRFSNLTVSVLFTIPHIILYVDLWSVLTFFPSLLYGYIYQRTGSLAFVSLLHLASNLLWFTFLAKLVSKIFP; encoded by the coding sequence TTGCTTTATGTTTTACATCCTCAAAACTTTATGAGCCTTACTCTTCAGGCTTTTGCAGAGGAGCTCTTCTTTAGGGCTTACCTTATGCAGAGGTTTTCAAACCTTACTGTGTCAGTGCTTTTTACAATTCCTCACATAATCCTGTATGTAGATCTTTGGTCCGTGCTTACCTTTTTTCCTTCTTTGCTTTACGGCTATATATACCAAAGGACTGGTTCTTTGGCTTTTGTGAGCCTTTTGCACCTTGCAAGCAACCTATTGTGGTTTACTTTTCTGGCTAAATTAGTAAGTAAAATATTTCCATGA
- a CDS encoding sigma-70 family RNA polymerase sigma factor, whose amino-acid sequence MTAEEKELVLSYLPLVQQIAYRIHRHLPASVDVRDLIGYGVLALVESLPKLDKSKNPTAYLKLRIKGAIYDYLRSLDFVSRSLRSKEKAIRQAIDKLSMEKGGEVSDEELAEYLGESPERLREDLQAINFSYLMSLDELFQEGRSYEELFESTEEGPEEAVIRKDLREKLLKAIETLDYREKLVLQLFYYEELPLKDVAGLLDVSMARVSQIKANAIEKLKRFLASVE is encoded by the coding sequence ATGACCGCAGAAGAGAAAGAGCTTGTGCTTTCTTACCTGCCCTTAGTTCAGCAGATAGCCTACCGCATACACAGACACCTACCTGCCTCTGTGGATGTAAGAGACTTAATAGGATATGGGGTTCTGGCTCTTGTGGAGTCTCTGCCAAAGTTAGACAAAAGCAAAAACCCTACCGCTTATCTCAAGCTACGCATAAAGGGTGCTATATACGACTACTTGAGAAGTCTTGATTTTGTTAGTAGAAGCCTCAGGTCAAAGGAGAAGGCTATAAGACAAGCTATTGATAAGCTTAGCATGGAAAAGGGCGGTGAAGTAAGCGATGAGGAGCTGGCGGAATATCTTGGTGAGAGCCCAGAAAGGCTTAGAGAAGACCTTCAGGCAATAAACTTTTCTTATCTTATGAGCCTTGATGAACTTTTTCAAGAGGGTAGGAGCTACGAGGAGCTTTTTGAAAGCACAGAAGAAGGACCAGAAGAGGCAGTAATTAGAAAAGACCTCAGAGAAAAACTGCTTAAGGCTATAGAGACTCTTGACTACAGAGAAAAGTTAGTCTTACAGCTTTTCTATTACGAGGAGCTACCACTAAAAGATGTGGCAGGGCTTTTAGACGTGTCTATGGCAAGGGTTTCTCAAATAAAGGCTAATGCCATAGAAAAGCTCAAGAGGTTTTTAGCTTCTGTTGAATGA